A genomic window from Acinetobacter chinensis includes:
- a CDS encoding CatB-related O-acetyltransferase, which produces MTDSINSPVKHWCEFEFISKTVNNPNIHIKGNYSYYSAYWDQGFERCVVRYLHDKPSTPEKPIDQLYIGNFVCFGAECVIMMGGNQLHRPDWISTFPFDTRSFLPAGDTIIGDGCWIGSRAMIMQGVTLGEGAVVATGAVVTKDVPPYAIVGGVPAKVIKYRFSEEDIEKLLSLKLYEMDEKQFLKMREDLQTNNVADLLNFNSQ; this is translated from the coding sequence ATGACTGATTCCATTAACTCACCTGTGAAACACTGGTGTGAATTTGAGTTTATTTCCAAAACTGTGAACAATCCAAATATTCATATCAAAGGGAATTATTCTTATTATTCAGCATACTGGGATCAAGGTTTTGAGCGTTGTGTGGTGCGCTATTTGCATGATAAGCCATCGACGCCTGAAAAGCCGATTGATCAGCTGTATATTGGTAATTTTGTCTGTTTTGGTGCTGAATGCGTCATCATGATGGGTGGCAATCAGTTACATCGTCCTGACTGGATTTCGACCTTTCCTTTTGATACACGTAGTTTTTTACCTGCGGGTGATACAATTATTGGTGATGGTTGCTGGATTGGCAGTCGTGCCATGATCATGCAAGGTGTGACTTTAGGTGAAGGTGCTGTGGTGGCAACAGGTGCTGTGGTTACGAAGGATGTTCCGCCTTATGCCATCGTCGGTGGTGTTCCTGCCAAAGTGATTAAGTATCGTTTTTCTGAGGAAGATATAGAAAAACTGCTTTCCCTCAAACTCTATGAGATGGATGAAAAGCAGTTTTTAAAAATGCGGGAAGATTTGCAGACTAATAATGTAGCTGATTTATTGAATTTTAACTCTCAATAA
- the rlmE gene encoding 23S rRNA (uridine(2552)-2'-O)-methyltransferase RlmE has translation MATRITNQKLSKSSRAWMREHLDDHFVKKAQKEGYRARAAYKLLEIQEKYKIIKPGMTVVDLGAAPGSWSQIAGKLVGDKGLVIASDILEMDALPDVTFLQGDFREEEVFEKLLNILNGRTVDVVISDMAPNTSGNKAVDQPRQIYLCELAVDFANRVLGPNGQFVVKVFQGTGFDEFRKQVVDSFDVMKTIKPAASRARSKEVFLVGQGRKKASK, from the coding sequence ATGGCTACACGCATTACCAACCAGAAATTGTCCAAAAGTAGTCGTGCGTGGATGAGAGAGCATCTCGATGACCATTTTGTGAAAAAAGCACAAAAAGAGGGTTATCGTGCACGTGCAGCTTATAAGCTTCTTGAAATACAGGAAAAATATAAAATTATTAAGCCTGGAATGACAGTTGTTGACCTGGGTGCAGCCCCGGGCAGCTGGTCGCAGATCGCAGGTAAACTGGTGGGCGACAAAGGACTGGTGATCGCATCTGATATTCTTGAAATGGATGCATTGCCTGACGTGACTTTCCTTCAGGGCGATTTTCGTGAAGAAGAAGTTTTCGAAAAATTGTTAAATATTTTAAATGGACGTACTGTAGACGTTGTAATTTCTGATATGGCCCCCAATACATCAGGTAATAAGGCTGTAGATCAGCCTCGACAGATTTATCTGTGCGAGCTGGCAGTCGATTTTGCCAACAGGGTACTGGGACCAAATGGACAGTTCGTTGTTAAAGTGTTCCAGGGAACAGGCTTTGACGAGTTCCGTAAGCAGGTGGTGGACAGTTTTGATGTCATGAAAACAATCAAACCGGCTGCATCCCGTGCACGTTCCAAAGAGGTATTTCTGGTCGGGCAGGGGCGGAAAAAGGCTTCGAAATAA
- a CDS encoding DOMON-like domain-containing protein, whose translation MASYELSDSDRRFQSISVVGAIEQQAPYTLNVGYWVRDPNQLIEYPAPISSHPRQDFLWEQTCFEIFIGVQNEDFYREINLSPSEAWQVYQFEEYRYPESMPPLTADDIELNQLKRMHYGLNVSLDLTEFMLKHKLKWSDLFIGLTAVLKTSQGERFYAMQHSGQQADFHNKRDWLHTF comes from the coding sequence ATGGCCAGTTACGAGCTCAGCGATTCTGATCGTCGTTTTCAAAGTATTTCAGTGGTCGGTGCAATTGAACAGCAGGCACCTTACACTTTAAATGTAGGCTATTGGGTACGTGATCCGAATCAGCTGATTGAATATCCTGCTCCTATTTCCTCACATCCCCGTCAGGACTTTCTGTGGGAACAGACTTGCTTTGAAATCTTCATCGGTGTACAGAATGAAGATTTTTATCGGGAAATCAATCTCTCCCCGTCTGAAGCATGGCAGGTCTATCAGTTCGAAGAATACCGTTACCCAGAAAGCATGCCACCTCTGACTGCAGATGATATTGAGCTGAACCAGCTGAAACGGATGCATTATGGATTGAATGTCAGCCTGGACTTAACAGAATTTATGCTGAAACATAAACTCAAATGGTCTGATCTGTTTATTGGGCTGACCGCAGTGCTGAAAACATCCCAGGGGGAACGTTTTTATGCCATGCAACACAGCGGACAACAGGCAGACTTTCATAACAAACGTGACTGGCTGCATACCTTCTAG
- the yhbY gene encoding ribosome assembly RNA-binding protein YhbY, producing MAALSIQERKRLRQIGHALNPVVMIGDKGLSENVVEETNRALTDHELIKIKVSGEDREARAAVIAEIADTTASEVVQTIGKIALLYKKAAKQNPKLSNLVRHAHLSN from the coding sequence ATGGCGGCTTTATCTATTCAGGAACGTAAGCGTTTACGTCAAATCGGTCATGCTTTAAACCCAGTTGTTATGATTGGTGATAAAGGTTTGTCTGAAAACGTCGTTGAAGAAACCAACCGCGCACTGACAGATCATGAACTGATCAAAATCAAAGTTTCCGGTGAAGACCGCGAAGCCCGTGCCGCTGTCATTGCTGAAATTGCAGATACAACTGCATCTGAAGTCGTACAGACCATTGGTAAAATTGCATTGCTTTATAAAAAGGCTGCAAAACAAAATCCAAAACTGTCCAATCTTGTTCGTCACGCTCATCTGTCCAACTGA
- the greA gene encoding transcription elongation factor GreA: MQRYPMTPAGKVALEKELYQLKSIDRPRITAAIAEAREHGDLKENAEYHAAREQQGFCEGRIQDIEGKLGACQVIDVKELEQTGRVVFGVTVTIENLDTEEKKTYQIVGDDEADFKINKISVNSPIARGLLGKNEGDDAKITTPQGEVEYEVVSVEYL, encoded by the coding sequence ATGCAACGTTATCCTATGACTCCAGCAGGCAAAGTTGCACTGGAAAAAGAATTATATCAATTGAAATCAATTGATCGTCCACGTATTACTGCGGCTATTGCTGAAGCGCGTGAACATGGGGACTTAAAAGAAAACGCAGAATATCATGCTGCGCGTGAGCAACAGGGTTTCTGTGAAGGCCGTATTCAGGACATCGAAGGTAAACTTGGTGCTTGCCAGGTGATCGATGTTAAAGAGCTTGAACAGACTGGTCGTGTTGTTTTTGGTGTGACTGTGACCATCGAAAACTTAGATACCGAAGAAAAGAAAACTTACCAGATCGTTGGCGATGATGAAGCAGATTTTAAAATTAATAAAATCTCTGTGAACTCACCGATTGCACGTGGTCTTTTGGGTAAAAATGAAGGCGATGATGCCAAAATCACGACACCTCAAGGTGAAGTGGAATATGAAGTTGTGAGTGTTGAATATCTTTAA
- a CDS encoding ribonuclease E domain-containing protein, with product MTTEQKESVTAKPVKTVKSTVHAADAGTDSVETVESVKQKAVEAVQEAGQHVKDAGQQVVEAVHQAQHQAIDAVTESCEKIEQEAKQLNAGIQEQLRQLKQEVVGRIEVIKKQINSSQGDLAEISEFVKNELSSVLEELTRLSKEIRDDVGQITVKHKDQLTETFKRSKENTVEAWNKVSAK from the coding sequence ATGACGACTGAGCAAAAAGAAAGCGTGACAGCAAAACCTGTTAAGACCGTAAAAAGTACCGTTCATGCAGCAGATGCCGGTACTGATTCTGTTGAAACCGTTGAGAGTGTAAAGCAGAAAGCAGTTGAAGCCGTTCAGGAGGCTGGACAGCATGTTAAAGATGCCGGACAGCAGGTAGTGGAAGCTGTTCATCAGGCACAGCATCAGGCGATTGATGCTGTCACTGAGAGCTGTGAGAAGATTGAACAGGAAGCGAAACAGTTGAATGCCGGTATTCAGGAACAGCTTCGTCAGTTGAAGCAGGAAGTAGTGGGTCGTATTGAAGTGATCAAAAAGCAGATTAACAGTTCACAGGGTGATCTGGCTGAGATCAGTGAATTTGTTAAAAATGAGCTGAGCAGTGTGCTTGAAGAACTGACCCGCCTGTCAAAAGAAATTCGTGATGACGTTGGACAGATTACTGTGAAGCATAAAGATCAGCTCACAGAAACTTTTAAACGCTCAAAAGAAAATACCGTTGAAGCATGGAACAAAGTTTCTGCAAAATAA
- a CDS encoding class I SAM-dependent methyltransferase has protein sequence MKAGQASRTAEAAAALRANHHLHAQNPVFSDPYALQMTSAEWRRLLSIPLLHKAMNSKSLIRILGLLTAQVVARSRFTEDLLIEAIGRGLQQYVLVGAGLDSFVLRLAHQYPQLKIYEVDHPDTQRLKINKLKRISLSSELPSNVEFVSIDFEKEQLSDALNRSSYQQHLPAFFSWLGTTHYLAPETTLTTLRNIASFAAQNSELAMDYSVDFRELQGIEKIGSYAVSQFTRLLKEPLMGAFSSQQLHCEVEAMGYAVVEDLSGDDITERYLKHRTDLIRHTAATHLIQLKIA, from the coding sequence ATGAAAGCAGGACAAGCCAGCAGAACCGCAGAAGCCGCAGCTGCATTACGTGCAAATCATCATCTCCATGCTCAGAATCCTGTATTTTCTGACCCATATGCCCTGCAAATGACCAGTGCTGAATGGCGTAGATTATTGTCCATTCCCCTGCTGCATAAAGCTATGAACTCAAAGTCACTGATCCGGATACTCGGCTTACTGACGGCACAGGTGGTTGCCCGCTCCCGATTCACTGAAGATTTACTTATTGAAGCCATTGGACGTGGATTACAGCAATATGTACTCGTAGGTGCGGGACTGGATTCATTTGTTCTAAGACTCGCACACCAATATCCTCAATTAAAAATTTATGAAGTGGATCATCCTGATACGCAACGACTAAAAATAAACAAACTGAAAAGAATAAGTTTAAGCAGTGAACTTCCTTCAAATGTTGAGTTTGTCTCTATAGACTTTGAAAAAGAACAGCTCTCCGATGCTTTGAATCGCAGCAGTTATCAGCAGCATCTGCCCGCATTTTTTTCATGGTTGGGCACAACTCACTATCTCGCACCAGAGACCACTCTGACAACCCTGCGTAACATTGCCAGTTTTGCCGCTCAGAACAGTGAACTGGCAATGGATTATTCTGTTGACTTCAGAGAACTGCAAGGCATAGAGAAAATTGGCAGTTATGCTGTCTCACAATTTACCCGCCTGTTAAAAGAGCCTTTGATGGGTGCATTCAGCTCACAGCAATTACATTGTGAGGTTGAAGCAATGGGCTATGCCGTAGTGGAAGATCTGTCAGGTGATGATATTACGGAACGCTATTTGAAACACCGTACTGATCTGATTCGTCACACAGCAGCGACACACCTGATTCAGCTTAAAATTGCTTAG
- the ftsH gene encoding ATP-dependent zinc metalloprotease FtsH, protein MSDLFKNAVLWLIILGVLILIFSNINGSEKPTAMNYSEFVTAVNSGQIKQVTIDGEKIIGKKANGTEFESIRPAVQDPELMPNLIKNNVVVEGTAPQRQGLLMQLLIASFPVLLIILLFMFFMRNMGGGAGGKNGPMSFGKSKAKMLSEDQIKVTFQDVAGCDEAKQEVVEIVDFLKDPAKFKRLGATIPKGVLMVGPPGTGKTLLAKAIAGEAKVPFFSISGSDFVEMFVGVGASRVRDMFEQAKRHAPCIIFIDEIDAVGRHRGSGTGGGHDEREQTLNQMLVEMDGFEGNEGIIVIAATNRADVLDKALLRPGRFDRQVMVGLPDIKGREQILNVHLKKLPSVTGVDVKVLARGTPGFSGAQLANLVNEAALFAARRNKNTVDMHDFEDAKDKLYMGPERKSMVIRDEERRATAYHEAGHAIVAEILPGTDPVHKVTIMPRGWALGVTWQLPEQDAISHYKSKMLNELSILFGGRIAEEVFINQMSTGASNDFERATKMARAMVTKYGMSDAMGVMVYEEDNQNGFFGNMGNRTISEATQQQVDQEVRRILDEQYRVARDILENNKDIAHAMVKALMEWETIDRDQIRDIMEGREPQPPKVYVAENPVIDVTPTDGPSTPPPLPAT, encoded by the coding sequence TTGAGCGATCTCTTCAAGAATGCCGTATTGTGGCTCATTATACTTGGTGTGCTGATTCTTATTTTCAGTAACATCAATGGCAGTGAGAAGCCAACTGCAATGAACTATTCCGAGTTCGTTACAGCGGTGAATTCAGGCCAGATTAAGCAAGTCACAATTGATGGTGAAAAAATCATTGGCAAAAAAGCAAACGGAACTGAGTTTGAAAGCATTCGTCCTGCTGTTCAGGACCCTGAGCTTATGCCTAACCTGATCAAGAATAACGTTGTCGTTGAAGGTACTGCACCTCAGCGTCAGGGTTTGTTGATGCAACTACTCATCGCAAGTTTTCCTGTACTTCTAATCATTCTGCTGTTTATGTTCTTTATGCGTAACATGGGTGGCGGAGCTGGTGGTAAAAATGGTCCGATGAGTTTTGGTAAATCCAAAGCGAAAATGCTGTCGGAAGATCAGATCAAAGTGACGTTTCAGGATGTTGCGGGTTGTGATGAAGCGAAACAGGAAGTTGTGGAGATCGTGGATTTCCTGAAAGATCCTGCTAAATTCAAACGTCTCGGTGCAACGATTCCTAAAGGCGTACTGATGGTTGGTCCTCCTGGTACGGGTAAAACATTACTGGCTAAAGCGATTGCCGGTGAAGCAAAAGTTCCGTTTTTCAGTATTTCGGGTTCTGACTTTGTTGAAATGTTCGTGGGTGTGGGTGCGTCCCGTGTCCGTGATATGTTCGAACAGGCGAAACGTCACGCACCTTGTATCATCTTTATTGATGAGATTGATGCGGTCGGTCGTCACCGTGGTTCAGGTACGGGTGGTGGTCACGATGAGCGTGAACAGACGCTGAACCAGATGCTTGTCGAGATGGACGGTTTTGAAGGGAATGAAGGTATTATTGTCATTGCTGCGACAAACCGTGCAGATGTACTGGATAAAGCATTACTTCGTCCTGGACGTTTTGATCGTCAGGTGATGGTTGGTCTGCCGGACATTAAAGGCCGTGAACAGATTTTAAATGTACACCTGAAAAAATTACCTTCAGTAACAGGTGTGGATGTAAAAGTTCTTGCACGTGGTACACCTGGTTTCTCTGGTGCACAACTTGCAAACCTTGTGAATGAAGCTGCGTTGTTTGCTGCTCGTCGTAACAAAAACACTGTCGATATGCATGACTTTGAAGATGCGAAAGACAAGCTTTATATGGGACCTGAGCGTAAATCAATGGTCATCCGTGACGAAGAGCGTCGTGCGACTGCTTATCATGAAGCGGGTCATGCCATTGTTGCTGAAATTCTTCCAGGTACAGACCCTGTGCATAAAGTAACGATTATGCCACGTGGCTGGGCGTTGGGTGTGACCTGGCAGCTTCCTGAGCAGGATGCGATCAGTCACTACAAATCAAAAATGTTGAATGAACTTTCAATCCTGTTTGGTGGTCGTATTGCAGAAGAAGTCTTCATTAACCAGATGTCGACGGGTGCTTCAAATGACTTCGAACGTGCAACTAAAATGGCGCGTGCGATGGTGACCAAGTATGGTATGTCTGACGCAATGGGCGTGATGGTCTATGAAGAAGATAACCAGAATGGTTTCTTTGGAAATATGGGCAATCGCACTATTTCTGAAGCAACGCAGCAGCAGGTTGATCAGGAAGTTCGCCGTATTCTGGACGAACAGTACCGTGTTGCCCGTGATATTCTTGAAAATAACAAAGATATCGCACATGCCATGGTTAAAGCGCTGATGGAATGGGAAACGATTGATCGTGATCAGATCCGTGACATTATGGAAGGGCGTGAGCCACAACCACCTAAGGTGTATGTGGCAGAAAACCCTGTGATTGATGTGACTCCGACTGATGGTCCATCAACTCCACCGCCATTACCGGCGACCTGA
- the carB gene encoding carbamoyl-phosphate synthase large subunit, with product MAKRTDIKSILIIGAGPIVIGQACEFDYSGAQACKALREEGYRVILVNSNPATIMTDPAMADATYIEPITWQTVAAIIEKERPDAVLPTMGGQTALNCALALDANGILKKYNVELIGATKEAIEKAEDRKLFDIAMRKIGLECPRADVAESMEHALEIQARFGFPVIIRPSFTMGGSGGGIAYNREEFIEICERGFDLSPTKQLLIDESLIGWKEYEMEVVRDKNDNCIIVCTIENFDPMGVHTGDSITVAPAQTLTDKEFQLLRNASLAVLREIGVETGGSNVQFGINPKDGRMVVIEMNPRVSRSSALASKATGFPIAKIAAKLAVGYTLDELKNDITGGTTPASFEPAIDYVVTKIPRFNFEKFPQADATLTTQMKSVGEVMAIGRNFQESVQKALRGLEVGACGFDEKIAVGTEGAREKILVELKVPGPERIWYVGDAFRHGFTLDEVFAATNIDRWFLIQIEDIIKSENEIKALGFGDLNADNIRSFKRKGLSDLRIANLMGISQKQFRKHRWNLGVTPVYKRVDTCAAEFESDTAYMYSTYDEECEANPSSRDKIMVIGGGPNRIGQGIEFDYCCVHAALAMREDGYETIMVNCNPETVSTDYDTSDRLYFEPITLEDVLEIVRIEKPKGIIVQYGGQTPLKLARALEEAGAPIIGTSPDAIDRAEDRERFQQMIQRLQLRQPNNSIVKSAEEGMAEAAKVGYPLVVRPSYVLGGRAMEIVYNDEELKRYLRDAVQASNEAPVLLDRFLDDAIEVDVDCVSDGKDVVIGGIMQHIEQAGIHSGDSACSIPPYSLSKEIQDEMRRQTIAMAKELGVVGLMNVQYAVKGNDVYILEVNPRASRTVPFVSKCIGESLAKVAARCMAGQSLESQGFTKEIIPTHFAVKEAVFPFNKFPGVDPILGPEMKSTGEVMGVGTTFGEAFYKAVLGSNDRLPGKPTEGEIKHVFISVRDSDKPRVVPIAQQLVDLGFKIIATGGTFDVIQQAGIEVERVNKVTEGRPNIVDRLKNGEIHLIINTTEGKQAQQDSFSIRRSALQGKVYYTTTLNGADAVCQALAIKLPMDVYRLQDLQTLG from the coding sequence ATGGCTAAACGTACAGACATTAAAAGCATCTTAATTATTGGTGCAGGTCCGATTGTCATCGGTCAGGCATGTGAGTTTGACTACTCAGGTGCGCAAGCGTGTAAAGCCCTTCGTGAAGAAGGCTACCGTGTTATTTTGGTGAACTCTAACCCAGCGACCATTATGACTGACCCTGCAATGGCAGATGCAACGTATATCGAACCGATTACTTGGCAAACTGTTGCTGCAATCATTGAGAAAGAACGCCCAGACGCTGTTCTTCCGACAATGGGTGGTCAAACCGCATTGAACTGTGCGCTTGCACTTGATGCCAACGGTATTTTGAAAAAATACAATGTTGAATTGATTGGCGCGACCAAAGAAGCAATCGAAAAAGCGGAAGACCGTAAACTTTTCGATATTGCAATGCGCAAAATCGGTCTGGAATGTCCACGTGCTGACGTTGCAGAAAGCATGGAACACGCGCTTGAAATTCAAGCTCGCTTCGGCTTCCCTGTGATTATCCGTCCATCATTCACTATGGGTGGTTCAGGCGGTGGTATCGCTTACAACCGTGAAGAATTCATTGAAATCTGTGAACGTGGTTTCGATCTTTCTCCAACCAAACAATTATTGATCGATGAATCTTTAATTGGTTGGAAAGAATACGAAATGGAAGTTGTTCGTGACAAAAACGACAACTGTATCATTGTATGTACCATCGAAAACTTTGACCCAATGGGTGTACACACAGGTGACTCAATCACTGTTGCTCCTGCGCAAACATTGACAGACAAAGAATTCCAACTGTTACGTAATGCATCTTTAGCGGTTCTTCGTGAAATCGGTGTGGAAACAGGTGGTTCGAACGTTCAATTCGGTATTAACCCGAAAGACGGTCGTATGGTTGTGATCGAGATGAACCCACGTGTTTCTCGTTCATCTGCGCTTGCTTCTAAAGCAACTGGTTTCCCGATTGCAAAAATCGCTGCGAAACTGGCTGTTGGTTATACCCTTGATGAGTTGAAAAACGACATCACTGGCGGTACAACTCCTGCGTCATTCGAACCTGCAATCGACTACGTTGTAACCAAGATTCCTCGTTTTAACTTCGAGAAATTCCCACAAGCTGATGCAACTTTGACTACACAGATGAAATCTGTGGGTGAAGTGATGGCGATTGGTCGTAACTTCCAAGAATCTGTGCAAAAAGCACTTCGTGGTCTTGAAGTTGGCGCATGTGGTTTTGACGAAAAAATTGCTGTTGGTACTGAAGGCGCGCGTGAAAAGATCTTGGTTGAACTTAAAGTTCCAGGTCCAGAGCGTATTTGGTATGTCGGCGATGCATTCCGTCATGGTTTCACTTTAGACGAAGTTTTTGCTGCAACGAATATCGACCGTTGGTTCTTGATCCAAATCGAAGACATTATCAAATCTGAAAATGAAATCAAAGCTTTAGGTTTTGGTGATTTGAATGCGGACAATATCCGTTCATTCAAACGTAAAGGTTTATCAGATCTTCGCATTGCGAACTTGATGGGCATTTCACAAAAACAATTCCGTAAACATCGTTGGAACTTGGGTGTAACCCCAGTTTACAAACGTGTAGATACATGTGCTGCTGAGTTTGAATCAGATACAGCGTATATGTACTCAACTTACGATGAAGAATGTGAAGCGAATCCATCCAGCCGTGACAAGATCATGGTGATCGGTGGTGGCCCTAACCGTATTGGTCAAGGTATCGAATTCGATTACTGCTGTGTACACGCTGCTCTTGCAATGCGTGAAGACGGCTATGAAACAATCATGGTGAACTGTAACCCTGAAACTGTTTCAACGGATTATGACACTTCAGATCGTTTGTACTTCGAACCGATTACACTTGAAGATGTTTTAGAAATCGTACGTATCGAAAAACCAAAAGGTATTATCGTACAGTACGGTGGTCAAACTCCGCTTAAATTGGCTCGTGCGCTTGAAGAAGCGGGTGCGCCAATTATCGGTACATCCCCGGATGCAATCGACCGTGCAGAAGACCGTGAACGTTTCCAGCAAATGATTCAACGTCTACAACTTCGTCAACCAAACAACAGCATTGTTAAATCTGCTGAAGAAGGTATGGCTGAAGCCGCGAAAGTTGGCTATCCATTAGTTGTACGCCCTTCTTATGTATTGGGCGGTCGTGCGATGGAAATCGTCTATAACGACGAAGAACTTAAACGCTACTTACGTGATGCTGTACAAGCGTCTAACGAAGCACCTGTACTGCTTGACCGTTTCCTCGATGATGCGATCGAAGTTGACGTGGACTGCGTATCTGACGGTAAAGACGTTGTGATCGGCGGTATCATGCAGCACATCGAACAAGCGGGTATTCACTCAGGTGACTCAGCATGTTCAATTCCTCCTTATTCTTTATCTAAAGAAATTCAGGACGAAATGCGTCGTCAAACCATCGCAATGGCGAAAGAACTTGGCGTTGTTGGTTTGATGAACGTTCAATATGCTGTAAAAGGTAATGACGTTTACATCTTAGAAGTGAACCCACGTGCATCTCGTACAGTGCCATTTGTTTCTAAATGTATCGGTGAGTCTTTAGCGAAAGTTGCTGCACGTTGTATGGCGGGTCAATCTTTAGAATCTCAAGGATTCACAAAAGAAATTATCCCGACTCACTTCGCAGTGAAAGAAGCAGTATTCCCATTCAACAAATTCCCAGGTGTTGACCCAATCCTTGGCCCAGAGATGAAATCTACAGGCGAAGTGATGGGTGTAGGTACTACTTTTGGTGAAGCGTTCTATAAAGCTGTATTAGGCTCAAATGATCGTTTACCTGGTAAACCAACTGAAGGTGAAATCAAACACGTATTTATTTCTGTACGTGATTCTGATAAACCTCGTGTTGTACCTATCGCACAACAACTTGTTGATCTAGGCTTTAAAATTATCGCAACTGGTGGTACTTTTGATGTTATTCAACAAGCGGGTATTGAAGTTGAACGTGTGAATAAAGTCACTGAGGGTCGTCCAAATATTGTCGACCGCTTGAAAAATGGCGAAATTCACCTCATTATCAATACAACTGAAGGCAAACAAGCTCAGCAGGATTCATTCTCAATCCGTCGCTCAGCGCTTCAAGGTAAAGTGTATTACACCACTACCCTGAACGGTGCTGATGCTGTATGCCAAGCTTTAGCAATTAAATTGCCAATGGATGTATATCGCTTGCAAGATTTGCAAACACTAGGTTAA
- the carA gene encoding glutamine-hydrolyzing carbamoyl-phosphate synthase small subunit — translation MSTPAILALADGTIFKGTSIGATGSTTGEVVFNTAMTGYQEILTDPSYAQQLVTLTYPHIGNTGCNDEDAESGRIHKVWANGLIIRDLPLLHSNFRATQSLGEYLQQHNVVAIADIDTRKLTRILRDKGAQNGCILAGENITEEKALEKARAFGGLNGLDLAKECCDPKGFEWTEGSWTLGKGFSQPEAKFHVVAYDYGVKTNILRMLADRGCKLTVVPAQTPAADVLALNPDGVFLSNGPGDPAACDYAIEAVKTIVEDARNMPVFGICLGHQILALASGAKTVKMPHGHHGANHPVQNIETGTVMITSQNHGFAVDADTLPANLKATHKSLFDQTLQGIHRTDKPAFSFQGHPEASPGPHDCALLFDHFIELIEASKK, via the coding sequence TTGAGCACCCCCGCCATTTTAGCCCTTGCTGACGGTACTATCTTTAAAGGTACATCGATCGGCGCTACGGGAAGTACGACTGGTGAAGTCGTTTTTAACACAGCAATGACTGGTTATCAGGAAATTTTAACTGACCCGAGTTATGCACAGCAGCTTGTGACGCTAACGTACCCGCACATCGGGAACACAGGTTGTAATGATGAAGATGCAGAATCAGGTCGAATTCATAAAGTATGGGCAAATGGTCTGATCATCCGTGATCTGCCGTTATTACACAGCAACTTCCGTGCAACTCAGTCTCTGGGCGAATATCTACAACAGCACAATGTGGTTGCCATTGCAGATATCGATACCCGTAAACTGACCCGTATTCTGCGTGACAAAGGTGCACAGAATGGTTGCATCCTTGCCGGTGAAAATATTACAGAAGAAAAAGCACTGGAAAAAGCGCGTGCATTTGGCGGGCTGAACGGTCTGGACCTAGCGAAAGAATGCTGTGATCCAAAAGGCTTTGAATGGACTGAAGGTTCATGGACTTTAGGCAAAGGCTTCTCCCAGCCTGAAGCGAAATTCCATGTTGTTGCATATGATTACGGTGTCAAAACCAACATCTTACGTATGCTTGCAGACCGCGGTTGTAAACTGACCGTTGTTCCTGCTCAGACTCCTGCAGCTGACGTGCTTGCACTGAATCCAGATGGCGTGTTCCTGTCAAATGGTCCTGGCGATCCAGCAGCATGTGATTATGCGATTGAAGCAGTGAAAACCATTGTTGAAGATGCGCGTAATATGCCTGTATTTGGGATCTGCTTAGGTCACCAGATTCTTGCACTCGCATCTGGTGCTAAAACGGTGAAAATGCCGCATGGTCACCACGGTGCAAACCACCCTGTTCAGAACATTGAAACAGGGACTGTGATGATTACTTCTCAGAACCACGGCTTCGCTGTAGATGCAGATACATTACCTGCAAACTTAAAAGCGACGCATAAATCATTGTTCGATCAGACTCTTCAAGGGATTCATCGCACAGACAAACCAGCCTTCAGCTTCCAGGGTCACCCTGAAGCAAGTCCTGGTCCACATGATTGCGCACTGTTGTTCGATCATTTCATCGAACTTATTGAAGCATCTAAGAAGTAA